A stretch of the Malus domestica chromosome 08, GDT2T_hap1 genome encodes the following:
- the LOC103440589 gene encoding L-type lectin-domain containing receptor kinase IX.1-like translates to MVSSINSDIHRLALPKRFSYQELVAATNGFANDGRLGHGGSAFRAVKIKSRLIHRNLVQFIGCLEQGECLLVYSYMPNSSLDTHLFGSKTTLQWDFKYKIALGLASALHYLHEGAEQCVLHRDIKSANVLLDKDFSAKLGDFGIAKLVDPQFKTQITGVVGTFGYIAPEYANGGRVSKESDMFSFGVVALELACGRRTYCDGGFYLPIVSWVWQLYLAGNLLCVADERLEVDFDRNEMECLLVVRLWCSQPNSEGKPKAGQVIKVLQLEAPFPELPPDMHDIPLLPQHQLVPLNDL, encoded by the exons atggtGTCTTCTATAAATTCGGATATTCATAGACTAGCGTTGCCAAAACGATTTTCTTACCAAGAACTAGTTGCAGCCACCAATGGATTTGCAAATGACGGAAGGCTAGGTCACGGAGGTTCAGCCTTTAGGGCAG TGAAGATAAAAAGTCGGTTGATACATAGAAACCTGGTGCAATTCATCGGATGTCTTGAGCAAGGCGAATGCTTACTTGTTTATTCATACATGCCAAACAGCAGCCTGGATACGCATCTATTTGGCTCGAAAACAACATTGCAATGGGATTTCAAGTACAAGATAGCTTTAGGCTTGGCTTCCGCTCTTCATTATCTACATGAAGGTGCAGAGCAGTGCGTTCTTCATAGGGATATCAAATCAGCTAATGTCTTGTTAGACAAAGATTTCAGTGCTAAGCTTGGGGATTTTGGGATTGCCAAGCTCGTGGATCCCCAGTTCAAGACTCAGATAACAGGGGTGGTAGGGACTTTTGGATACATTGCCCCTGAATATGCAAACGGAGGGAGAGTCAGTAAAGAATCTGACATGTTTAGTTTTGGAGTTGTCGCCTTGGAACTTGCATGTGGAAGGAGGACTTACTGTGATGGGGGGTTTTACTTGCCAATTGTGAGTTGGGTTTGGCAACTCTACCTTGCTGGAAATCTTCTATGTGTAGCTGATGAAAGATTGGAAGTGGATTTTGACCGAAATGAAATGGAATGCTTGTTAGTTGTTAGATTATGGTGCAGTCAGCCCAACAGCGAGGGAAAGCCAAAAGCCGGACAAGTGATAAAGGTTCTTCAGCTCGAAGCACCATTTCCGGAACTTCCACCTGATATGCATGACATTCCACTCCTGCCTCAGCACCAGTTGGTTCCTCTCAATGATCTTTAG